In one window of Myxococcales bacterium DNA:
- a CDS encoding fused MFS/spermidine synthase — translation MTLLSGGDELGSAAPHDAAAPAAPASRSAYRVAPLLFFSGACALVYQVAWQREFRLVFGASTAASAAVIAIFIAGLGAGGLKLGRKADGHPRPLELYAHLEIAIALLAAATPALFWLVRKVYTATGGSFAMGQASASLLRLALSTLVLAAPTFLMGGTLPAAARAVERDADASRRDVALLYGINTLGAVSGAVFATFLSLEVFGTRMTLVLACLVNALLGVTARAVARTLPETSVMPQAEGAKAGPTTDPRVARFALVAALLVGFAFFLMEIVWYRMLGPLLGGTVFTFGLVLAVALFGIGLGGALYGVFGERREAKISGFAVTCLVEACAVIVPFAMGDRLALLALRLTPLSAFGFLGQVASWAVVAGIVILPAAVAAGYQFPLLIALVGKGRESVGEQIGRVYAWNTVGAIGGSVAGGFGLLPLLSATGSWRLVAVVLAALGVAALGLSLVSERAPMSARLRELVAPCLWLGVTLPFFWADGPSALWRHTSIGVGRADMAAAATPNDRKSWATTTTRHIVWAKDGVESSVAIDNRNGIAFIVNGKNDGNSRSDGGTQVMCGLLSTLLHPAPKKGLVIGLGTGSTGGWMASVPEMERVDVIELEPLVLEMARRSAPVNQNALQNPKLRVLLGDGREAMLTLPDRYDVIASEPSNPYRAGIASLYTKEFYESASKRLTDTGIFAQWLQGYEVDAQTVRTVIATIASVFPYVEIWELKKNDILLQASMKPLVYDVERLQKRTREEPFRSALRVAWRTEGLEGLLSHYVARPTLAASIRKAEGDALNTDDTTLVEFGFARGLVRSYDLAQELRRLGRQRKEDMPELVGAIDPVRSAEERAAMVTTGGSGDPMFPPGLPPAVLARQRARKASMDRVYGVAVEEWKRQEDEPKTYTDIWLMAEAAAEVGAPEVTALITKLRALDPLEATCVEARAAWTAKKYDEATAKTVEFLHGLRRDPWSDLALGSRCLQLAGLLPKRAQQPAALEALAEAVSQPFAVSLHEVQRLAVAREIALARPRERCAAAFELSEPLPEWTLSSLEQRAACYGTTGHPLAAQAAVDLRAFLREEPPRLGQGLD, via the coding sequence ATGACGCTCCTAAGCGGTGGCGACGAGCTCGGCTCTGCCGCACCCCATGACGCCGCCGCGCCTGCCGCGCCGGCATCGCGTTCGGCGTACCGGGTCGCACCGCTCCTCTTCTTCTCCGGTGCCTGCGCGCTGGTCTACCAGGTGGCGTGGCAGCGGGAGTTTCGGCTCGTCTTTGGGGCCTCGACGGCGGCATCGGCCGCGGTCATCGCGATCTTCATCGCGGGGCTCGGGGCCGGTGGCCTCAAGCTCGGCCGGAAGGCCGACGGTCATCCGCGCCCGCTCGAGCTCTACGCACACCTCGAGATCGCCATCGCGTTGCTCGCGGCGGCGACGCCGGCGCTCTTCTGGCTCGTGCGCAAGGTGTACACGGCGACCGGCGGCAGCTTCGCCATGGGGCAGGCGTCGGCGTCGCTCTTGCGGCTGGCGTTATCCACCCTCGTGCTTGCGGCGCCGACCTTCCTGATGGGGGGCACCTTGCCGGCGGCGGCCCGCGCCGTCGAGCGCGACGCCGACGCCAGCCGTCGCGACGTGGCGTTGCTCTACGGCATTAACACGCTCGGTGCCGTCTCCGGTGCCGTCTTCGCCACGTTCCTCTCGCTCGAGGTGTTCGGGACGCGCATGACGCTCGTGCTCGCTTGCCTCGTGAACGCGCTCCTGGGCGTCACGGCGCGGGCCGTCGCGCGCACGCTGCCGGAGACGAGCGTCATGCCGCAGGCGGAAGGCGCGAAGGCAGGCCCGACCACCGATCCCCGCGTCGCGCGCTTCGCGCTGGTGGCCGCGTTGCTGGTCGGCTTTGCGTTCTTCCTGATGGAGATCGTCTGGTACCGGATGCTCGGCCCGCTCCTCGGCGGCACGGTCTTCACCTTCGGGCTCGTGCTGGCGGTCGCGCTCTTCGGGATCGGTCTCGGAGGCGCTCTCTACGGTGTCTTCGGCGAGCGGCGCGAGGCCAAAATCAGCGGCTTCGCCGTGACGTGCCTCGTCGAGGCGTGCGCCGTCATCGTGCCCTTTGCGATGGGGGATCGGCTCGCGCTCCTGGCGCTCCGGTTGACCCCGCTCAGCGCCTTCGGCTTCTTGGGCCAGGTAGCCTCATGGGCGGTCGTCGCGGGCATCGTGATCCTCCCGGCAGCGGTGGCCGCCGGGTACCAATTCCCGCTGCTCATCGCCCTCGTGGGGAAGGGAAGGGAGAGCGTCGGCGAGCAGATCGGACGCGTCTACGCTTGGAACACCGTTGGAGCCATCGGCGGCTCGGTGGCTGGCGGCTTCGGCCTCCTGCCGCTCCTCTCGGCGACCGGATCGTGGCGACTCGTCGCGGTCGTGCTCGCCGCCTTGGGCGTCGCCGCCTTGGGACTGTCGCTCGTAAGCGAACGAGCGCCCATGTCGGCGCGTTTGCGAGAGCTCGTTGCACCGTGCCTCTGGCTTGGCGTCACGCTTCCCTTCTTTTGGGCCGACGGTCCGTCGGCGCTGTGGCGGCACACATCCATCGGCGTGGGCCGCGCCGACATGGCCGCGGCGGCGACACCCAACGACAGGAAGTCCTGGGCGACCACGACGACGCGCCACATCGTCTGGGCAAAAGACGGAGTCGAAAGCAGCGTCGCCATCGACAACCGCAACGGCATCGCGTTCATCGTCAACGGAAAGAATGACGGCAATTCGAGGAGCGACGGCGGCACGCAGGTCATGTGCGGCTTGCTCTCGACGCTGCTTCATCCGGCGCCCAAGAAGGGGCTCGTGATCGGGCTCGGAACCGGCAGCACCGGCGGATGGATGGCGAGCGTTCCGGAGATGGAGCGCGTCGACGTCATCGAGCTCGAGCCGCTCGTCCTCGAGATGGCGCGCCGCTCGGCGCCGGTGAATCAGAACGCCCTCCAGAACCCCAAGCTCCGCGTCCTTCTGGGTGACGGGCGCGAGGCCATGCTCACGCTCCCCGACCGCTACGACGTCATCGCCTCCGAGCCGTCGAACCCGTACCGCGCCGGCATCGCCAGCCTGTACACGAAAGAGTTCTACGAGTCGGCCTCGAAGCGGCTCACCGACACCGGCATCTTCGCCCAGTGGCTCCAAGGCTACGAAGTCGACGCGCAGACGGTACGAACGGTCATCGCGACCATCGCGAGCGTGTTTCCTTACGTCGAGATCTGGGAGCTCAAGAAGAACGACATCCTTCTCCAAGCGTCGATGAAGCCGCTGGTGTACGACGTGGAGCGATTGCAGAAGCGGACGCGCGAAGAGCCGTTTCGCTCGGCGCTGCGCGTCGCGTGGCGCACCGAGGGCTTGGAGGGCCTCCTCTCGCACTACGTGGCGCGGCCCACGCTCGCCGCGTCGATTCGAAAGGCCGAAGGCGACGCGCTCAACACCGACGACACGACGCTCGTGGAGTTCGGCTTCGCGCGTGGCCTCGTGCGCTCCTACGATCTCGCGCAAGAGCTCCGGCGTCTCGGTCGACAGCGCAAAGAGGACATGCCCGAGCTCGTGGGAGCCATCGACCCGGTGCGTTCCGCGGAGGAGCGCGCCGCGATGGTGACGACGGGAGGGAGCGGCGATCCGATGTTTCCGCCGGGGTTGCCACCGGCGGTGCTCGCGCGGCAGCGGGCGCGCAAGGCCTCGATGGATCGGGTCTACGGCGTCGCCGTTGAGGAGTGGAAGCGGCAAGAGGACGAGCCAAAGACCTATACGGACATCTGGCTCATGGCCGAAGCGGCGGCGGAGGTTGGAGCCCCGGAGGTCACGGCGCTCATCACGAAGCTCCGTGCTCTGGACCCGCTCGAGGCAACCTGCGTCGAAGCGCGAGCCGCCTGGACCGCGAAGAAATACGACGAAGCCACCGCCAAGACCGTCGAGTTTTTGCACGGCTTGCGCCGCGATCCATGGAGCGATCTGGCCCTCGGGTCCCGATGCCTTCAGCTCGCCGGCCTCTTGCCCAAGCGCGCGCAGCAGCCGGCGGCCCTCGAGGCGCTCGCCGAGGCGGTCTCGCAGCCCTTCGCCGTGAGCCTTCACGAGGTGCAGCGCCTCGCCGTGGCGCGTGAGATCGCCCTCGCGAGGCCGCGCGAACGTTGCGCCGCCGCCTTCGAGTTGAGCGAGCCGTTGCCCGAGTGGACCCTCAGCTCGCTCGAGCAGCGCGCGGCGTGTTACGGGACCACCGGTCATCCGCTCGCGGCGCAGGCGGCCGTCGACCTCCGCGCCTTCCTTCGCGAGGAGCCGCCGCGCTTGGGGCAGGGCCTCGACTGA
- a CDS encoding S1 family peptidase, which produces MRTAWILVLSSAWACGGSAASTELATSRQRIVGGAPSDATQESVVRLDVDGEFACTATLVAPNLVLTARHCVADIDETRGDCGVFSASLRPERLTISVGRDAKATGVMGKAIFAEASSDACDTDLALLQLAADVPAAKVSAVRLDVAVLGETASTVGYGDDGSFVGIERPRAQRANLLVDAIGPASYDYKAKDGSVIPVDISAGELVTGESTCSGDSGGPLFDAKNAIIAVTSRGVDDECVDRPSVYAAVSAHRELIEKAFEAAGHPVGATPAPNEPPAGSPQAAPAAPPAPPVTTGGEISVEASGCSASPRSTPPFAICSTVLAMTLLVRRRRR; this is translated from the coding sequence ATGCGCACCGCCTGGATCCTGGTCTTGTCGTCCGCCTGGGCCTGCGGCGGCTCGGCTGCCTCGACCGAGCTCGCGACATCCAGGCAGCGCATCGTGGGGGGCGCGCCATCCGACGCCACGCAGGAGAGCGTCGTCCGCCTCGACGTCGATGGCGAGTTCGCATGCACCGCCACGCTCGTCGCGCCCAACCTCGTCTTGACGGCGCGCCATTGCGTGGCCGACATCGACGAGACCCGTGGGGACTGCGGCGTGTTCAGCGCGAGCTTGAGGCCGGAGCGACTCACGATCTCGGTGGGCCGCGACGCGAAGGCCACGGGCGTGATGGGAAAGGCCATCTTTGCCGAGGCGAGCTCCGACGCGTGCGACACAGACCTCGCTCTCTTGCAGCTCGCCGCCGATGTGCCGGCGGCGAAGGTCTCGGCTGTACGACTCGACGTTGCCGTGCTCGGTGAGACGGCGAGTACGGTGGGCTACGGGGACGACGGCTCCTTCGTGGGCATCGAGCGACCGCGCGCGCAACGCGCCAACCTGCTCGTCGACGCGATCGGCCCGGCCTCCTACGACTACAAGGCCAAGGACGGCAGCGTGATTCCCGTCGACATCTCGGCCGGCGAGCTCGTGACCGGTGAGTCCACCTGCTCCGGTGACAGCGGGGGACCGCTCTTCGACGCGAAGAACGCCATCATCGCGGTCACGTCGCGCGGCGTCGACGACGAGTGTGTGGACCGGCCGAGCGTCTACGCTGCCGTGTCGGCGCATCGCGAGCTCATCGAGAAGGCCTTCGAGGCCGCCGGGCATCCGGTCGGCGCGACGCCAGCACCGAACGAGCCGCCGGCGGGATCGCCGCAAGCTGCTCCTGCGGCGCCACCGGCTCCGCCCGTCACGACCGGCGGCGAGATTTCCGTCGAAGCGAGCGGCTGCTCCGCGTCGCCCCGCTCGACTCCGCCTTTCGCCATCTGTTCGACGGTGCTCGCGATGACGTTGCTGGTGCGTCGTCGTCGCCGCTAA
- a CDS encoding SDR family NAD(P)-dependent oxidoreductase: MSGSGWTDQDVPDVSGKRFLVTGANTGLGRETARVLLAKGGEVVLLCRDRARGEAAQKELREATSEPERVTLELLDLGSLTSIRTFSERELSASQPIAALICNAGLMAIPESKTADGFETQMGVNHLGHFALVGLLLPKLHAARVVAVSSNYHKMGKLELMDDLLCERRPYDRWTVYKQSKLANLLFMFELARRAERHKLTMVAAGAHPGYAATELQGRGVQLGTPKWEGLGMAIGNALFAQSVEAGAWPQLRAATDPAAKGGDYYGPSGLLELRGPAIRVEATRAARDEAAAAALWATSEALTKVSVLD; this comes from the coding sequence ATGAGCGGCAGCGGATGGACCGACCAAGACGTGCCGGACGTTTCAGGCAAACGTTTCCTTGTCACCGGCGCAAACACAGGACTCGGCCGCGAGACGGCGCGCGTCCTTCTGGCCAAGGGCGGCGAGGTGGTGCTCTTGTGCCGCGACCGGGCTCGCGGCGAAGCCGCCCAGAAGGAGCTCCGCGAAGCTACGAGCGAACCGGAACGCGTCACGCTCGAGCTGCTCGATCTTGGCTCGCTCACGTCGATTCGAACTTTCAGCGAGCGCGAACTCTCCGCGTCCCAGCCCATCGCGGCCTTGATCTGCAACGCGGGCCTCATGGCGATCCCCGAGAGCAAGACGGCCGATGGCTTCGAGACACAAATGGGCGTCAACCATCTCGGTCACTTCGCGCTCGTCGGCCTGCTCTTGCCGAAGCTTCACGCGGCTCGCGTCGTGGCGGTCTCGAGCAACTACCACAAGATGGGCAAGCTCGAGCTCATGGACGATCTCCTGTGCGAGCGGCGCCCGTACGATCGGTGGACCGTCTACAAGCAAAGCAAGCTCGCCAACCTGCTCTTCATGTTCGAGCTTGCTCGTCGCGCCGAGAGGCACAAGCTCACGATGGTCGCTGCGGGCGCACACCCGGGGTACGCCGCCACCGAGCTTCAAGGGCGCGGCGTGCAGCTCGGTACGCCGAAGTGGGAAGGCCTGGGCATGGCCATCGGCAACGCGCTCTTCGCGCAGTCCGTGGAGGCGGGCGCGTGGCCACAACTGCGAGCCGCGACGGATCCGGCCGCAAAGGGCGGCGACTACTACGGGCCGAGCGGCTTGCTCGAACTCCGAGGGCCTGCCATCCGCGTCGAGGCAACGCGCGCCGCCCGCGATGAAGCAGCGGCGGCGGCCTTGTGGGCGACCTCAGAAGCGCTCACGAAGGTGAGCGTCCTCGACTGA
- a CDS encoding serine/threonine protein kinase — MSVGRYTLLGEIGAGGMATVHLARLRGPMGFVKTVAVKRLRQTLASEKGFVEMLVDEARLGARIQHPNVVSTLDVVIRPDEVLLVLDYVHGESLARLLAVAREENRDVPIPIVAAIVVDGLHGLHAAHSTRDETGTPLDIVHRDLSPQNLLVGVDGVARVADFGVAKARGRVQETESGVIKGKAAYMAPEQAHGATVQASDIFSMAVVAWEMIAGERLFKGTTPGETLANVLVGKVRPLSMRADVPKWLEDTIRKGLQRDLTKRFSTALEMAQAIEAGGKLASRDEVGAWVRSLVGKSLDERDSLISSTGNSAPIAAGELLALTLTSEPRPFPRRRPWIAVALVACVAGGAFAAAMLRPTTTADPADADVTALDAAARVGVASSTFDAALELDAALALDAAPDADATDAAKVTVSASSASARENPTRAPAKGRPGPKPRGRDCDPPYIVDANGRIQYKRDCLKR, encoded by the coding sequence ATGTCCGTCGGTCGCTACACCTTGCTCGGGGAGATCGGTGCCGGTGGGATGGCGACGGTCCACCTGGCTCGGCTCCGCGGCCCCATGGGCTTCGTCAAGACGGTCGCCGTCAAGCGCCTCCGCCAAACGCTCGCCAGCGAGAAGGGCTTCGTCGAAATGCTCGTCGACGAAGCGCGGCTTGGCGCCCGCATCCAGCATCCGAACGTCGTGTCGACGCTCGACGTCGTGATTCGACCCGACGAAGTCTTGCTCGTGCTCGACTACGTTCACGGCGAGTCGCTGGCCCGACTGTTGGCGGTGGCACGCGAAGAGAATCGAGACGTGCCGATCCCGATCGTGGCGGCCATCGTCGTCGATGGCCTCCACGGGCTGCACGCGGCGCACAGCACCCGCGACGAGACCGGGACCCCGCTCGACATCGTTCACCGCGACCTGTCACCGCAGAACCTCCTCGTCGGCGTCGACGGCGTCGCGCGAGTCGCCGACTTCGGCGTCGCCAAGGCTCGAGGCCGCGTGCAAGAGACCGAGAGCGGCGTCATCAAAGGGAAGGCCGCGTACATGGCGCCGGAGCAAGCCCACGGCGCGACGGTCCAGGCGTCGGACATCTTCTCGATGGCGGTCGTGGCTTGGGAGATGATCGCCGGCGAGAGGCTCTTCAAGGGCACCACGCCGGGCGAGACGCTCGCCAACGTGCTCGTCGGCAAAGTTCGTCCGTTGTCGATGCGGGCCGATGTCCCGAAGTGGCTCGAAGACACGATTCGGAAGGGGTTGCAGCGCGATCTAACGAAGCGCTTCTCGACGGCCCTCGAGATGGCTCAAGCCATCGAAGCCGGCGGGAAGCTCGCGAGCCGCGATGAGGTCGGCGCGTGGGTGCGTTCGCTCGTCGGCAAGTCGCTCGATGAGCGCGACAGCCTCATCTCCTCGACGGGGAACTCGGCGCCCATCGCCGCCGGCGAGCTCTTGGCGCTCACCCTGACGAGCGAACCCCGACCCTTCCCTCGCCGGCGGCCGTGGATCGCAGTGGCGCTCGTGGCGTGTGTGGCCGGTGGCGCCTTCGCGGCGGCCATGTTGCGACCGACCACGACGGCCGATCCCGCCGATGCCGACGTCACGGCCTTGGACGCGGCGGCGCGCGTTGGCGTCGCTAGCTCCACGTTCGACGCCGCGCTGGAGTTGGACGCGGCGCTCGCCCTCGACGCGGCTCCGGACGCTGATGCCACCGACGCGGCCAAGGTGACGGTGAGCGCGAGTTCAGCCTCGGCGCGAGAGAATCCAACGAGAGCTCCCGCGAAGGGACGGCCGGGCCCAAAGCCCAGGGGGAGAGACTGCGACCCGCCCTACATCGTCGACGCCAACGGTCGCATTCAATACAAGCGCGACTGCCTCAAGCGCTGA
- a CDS encoding sigma 54-dependent Fis family transcriptional regulator, whose amino-acid sequence MATMSESQDGSTELLPMARSVLRHRPRLAWSDAAGEHGLDVVDRMLVGSSPDVAAVLVDRAVSRLHAQLELHTDGVWIRDLGSRNGTFVEGLRVTQALVPEGGRIVVGKTTLTVQRGGEPARVPLWPHDRFGPLVGRSELMRELFMRLSEYAASDATVLVQGETGTGKELVAEALHGASERSEQPFVVVDCGALPESLLESELFGHARGAFTGAIHARAGAIESAHGGTLFLDEIGELPLAMQPKLLRAIEAKSVRRIGESDYRPVDVRVVAATHRDLQGMVAAGAFREDLYFRLSVLPVTVPPLRARPEDVAILFEHFVGAPAPAAIVTRLAEHPFIGNVRELRNLAERVRVLGVERAMALSLGGDPALASSLLPPPPPTGLATPTDLPAVRTDVPFKELREQWLDHLERGYMVALIATHSRNVTAIAEAAGLDRTYVHRLLRKHDL is encoded by the coding sequence TTGGCGACCATGTCGGAATCCCAAGATGGGTCGACGGAGCTGCTCCCGATGGCGCGCTCCGTGTTGCGTCATCGGCCTCGCCTCGCCTGGAGCGACGCCGCCGGCGAGCACGGCCTCGATGTCGTTGACCGAATGCTCGTTGGCTCTTCGCCGGACGTGGCCGCCGTCCTTGTCGATCGCGCCGTCTCCCGCCTCCACGCGCAACTCGAGCTGCACACCGACGGAGTGTGGATTCGTGACCTCGGGTCGCGCAATGGCACCTTCGTCGAAGGTCTCCGCGTCACCCAAGCGCTCGTCCCCGAGGGAGGACGGATCGTCGTCGGCAAGACGACGCTCACGGTCCAACGCGGCGGCGAACCGGCGCGTGTGCCCTTGTGGCCCCACGATCGCTTTGGTCCCCTCGTGGGACGTTCCGAGCTCATGCGCGAGCTCTTCATGCGCCTCTCCGAGTACGCCGCGAGTGATGCGACGGTCCTCGTCCAGGGCGAGACGGGCACCGGCAAAGAGCTTGTTGCGGAGGCGCTCCACGGCGCCTCGGAGCGCTCCGAGCAACCGTTCGTGGTGGTGGACTGCGGTGCGCTCCCGGAGTCGCTCCTCGAAAGCGAGCTCTTCGGTCACGCGCGCGGAGCGTTTACGGGAGCCATCCACGCCCGCGCCGGCGCCATCGAGAGCGCGCACGGTGGAACGCTCTTCCTGGATGAGATCGGCGAGCTGCCTCTCGCGATGCAGCCCAAGCTGCTTCGCGCCATCGAAGCGAAGAGCGTTCGCCGCATCGGCGAGTCGGACTATCGACCGGTGGACGTGCGCGTCGTGGCGGCGACGCACCGCGATCTGCAGGGGATGGTCGCCGCCGGCGCGTTCCGCGAGGACTTGTACTTCCGGCTCTCGGTGTTGCCCGTGACCGTGCCTCCGCTGCGAGCGCGTCCCGAGGACGTCGCGATCCTCTTCGAGCACTTCGTCGGGGCACCGGCGCCAGCCGCCATCGTGACTCGCCTCGCGGAGCATCCCTTTATTGGCAACGTCCGCGAGCTGCGCAACCTCGCGGAGCGCGTGCGCGTGCTTGGCGTCGAGCGCGCCATGGCCCTGTCGCTTGGCGGCGATCCGGCCTTGGCCAGCAGCCTCTTGCCTCCACCGCCTCCAACGGGGCTCGCAACGCCCACCGACCTTCCGGCGGTTCGCACGGACGTTCCCTTCAAGGAGCTCCGCGAGCAGTGGCTCGACCACCTGGAGCGCGGCTACATGGTGGCCCTCATCGCGACTCACTCTCGCAACGTCACGGCGATCGCCGAGGCCGCGGGGCTCGACCGGACGTACGTGCATCGGCTGCTGCGCAAACACGACCTCTGA
- a CDS encoding LamG domain-containing protein, with protein MRLRSVATEALRIRARTATWALALALAAGGCTLLETIPDLSHGITGQPGRDGATGDDAAGDAALLDGAGGGDAGSGGDATQDGAQATYPQTVTSDAPLAYYRFAEASGTTALDEGGLRPGAYNAGVTLGAAGAIAGNAAVLLNGTSGGVDAANIDFTDRAPFTFETWLNVQTIKSTNQMLFQRDLSSGGRQQFGAYINSTEGLVCERWVAGNGVFARSVGPGGVGIESGTFVHVACVYDGSELRLFKDGELLASTPDTRSQAAKVGTKLSIGYDDVGLSYFGGVLDEFAIYDKALSATRLKAHFDARAR; from the coding sequence ATGCGGCTGAGATCGGTTGCAACCGAAGCACTGCGAATTCGCGCTCGAACCGCGACGTGGGCGCTCGCATTGGCGCTCGCCGCAGGCGGCTGCACGTTGCTCGAAACGATCCCTGACCTCTCGCACGGCATCACCGGCCAACCCGGTCGCGACGGCGCCACCGGTGACGACGCGGCGGGCGATGCAGCCTTGCTGGATGGCGCCGGAGGTGGCGACGCGGGGAGCGGGGGTGACGCGACGCAAGACGGCGCGCAAGCGACCTACCCGCAGACCGTCACAAGCGATGCGCCCCTCGCGTACTACCGCTTTGCGGAAGCCTCCGGGACCACCGCATTGGACGAAGGAGGGCTTCGACCGGGCGCTTACAACGCGGGCGTGACGCTCGGCGCGGCAGGCGCCATCGCGGGAAACGCCGCGGTGTTGCTCAATGGCACCAGCGGGGGCGTAGACGCCGCCAACATCGATTTCACGGATCGCGCCCCGTTCACCTTCGAGACATGGCTCAACGTGCAGACGATCAAGAGCACCAACCAGATGCTCTTTCAGCGGGACCTGTCCTCGGGCGGGCGCCAGCAGTTCGGCGCGTACATCAACTCGACTGAGGGGCTGGTCTGCGAGCGCTGGGTGGCGGGTAACGGCGTCTTCGCGCGCTCCGTCGGCCCCGGTGGCGTGGGGATCGAGAGCGGAACCTTCGTGCACGTGGCCTGTGTCTACGACGGAAGCGAGCTCAGGCTCTTCAAGGACGGAGAACTGCTCGCGTCGACGCCCGACACTCGCAGTCAAGCGGCGAAGGTCGGCACGAAGCTCTCCATCGGCTACGACGACGTCGGCCTGAGCTATTTCGGCGGCGTCCTCGACGAGTTCGCGATCTACGACAAGGCCCTCTCGGCGACCCGGCTCAAGGCGCACTTCGACGCACGGGCGCGGTAG
- a CDS encoding sigma 54-interacting transcriptional regulator, producing MSGKHARLRRLPDGTFLLEDLGSTNGSFVAQQRVESFAFAGGGEQAFLLGATAFLYAEEETGAGTAVVIDSASRKSRPRGMATLVPHQDEAMPRLLRVALSTLPILLLGPSGSGKEVLARTIHEISGRAGPFVAINCGALAPALVEGLLFGHVKGAFSGALKDEPGLIRSAHQGTLLLDEIGELPAAAQATLLRVLQEREVLPVGATKPVPVDVRILSATLRSIDESPNFRPDLYARISAFVHRIPPLCERKADLGILVADLLPRVAPEQAEVTRFAPELVSALVAHDWPLNVRELEHVLSVATVTATTALLRMEHVGAALTKSVKRDPDAAKAPSGTPKGPPKSQSDDDEDGDVSRPLSEAEEKTKAELVAMLEKTSGNVSEVSRLMGKTRMQIHRWAKRFGVDLESFRK from the coding sequence ATGTCGGGAAAACACGCGCGTCTCCGGCGGCTCCCCGACGGCACGTTCCTGCTGGAAGACCTGGGCTCGACGAACGGCTCGTTCGTCGCGCAGCAGCGCGTCGAGAGCTTCGCCTTCGCCGGCGGCGGCGAGCAGGCGTTTTTGCTGGGAGCCACCGCGTTTCTCTACGCCGAGGAAGAGACGGGCGCAGGCACGGCCGTCGTCATCGACTCGGCATCGCGCAAGTCGCGGCCGCGCGGCATGGCGACGCTGGTGCCCCATCAAGACGAGGCGATGCCGCGCCTCCTCCGCGTCGCACTGTCGACGTTGCCAATTCTGCTGCTCGGGCCGAGCGGCTCCGGAAAGGAGGTGCTCGCTCGAACGATCCACGAGATCTCCGGCCGCGCCGGCCCGTTCGTCGCGATCAACTGCGGAGCGCTTGCGCCGGCACTCGTCGAGGGTTTGCTCTTCGGCCACGTGAAAGGCGCGTTCTCGGGCGCCCTCAAGGACGAACCGGGCCTCATCCGCTCAGCCCATCAGGGCACGTTGCTGCTCGACGAGATCGGCGAATTGCCCGCGGCCGCGCAGGCCACGCTCCTGCGCGTGCTCCAGGAGCGCGAGGTCCTCCCCGTTGGAGCGACCAAGCCCGTACCGGTCGACGTGCGCATCCTCTCGGCGACGTTGCGGTCCATCGACGAGAGCCCGAACTTTCGCCCCGATCTCTACGCGCGCATTTCAGCCTTCGTGCACCGCATTCCGCCGCTCTGCGAGCGAAAGGCCGATCTCGGTATCCTTGTCGCCGACCTCTTGCCTCGCGTGGCGCCGGAGCAAGCGGAGGTGACGCGCTTCGCGCCCGAGCTCGTCTCCGCCCTTGTGGCTCACGACTGGCCGCTCAACGTCCGAGAGCTGGAGCACGTCTTGTCGGTGGCCACGGTGACGGCGACCACGGCGCTCCTTCGGATGGAGCACGTTGGCGCCGCGCTCACCAAGAGCGTGAAGCGCGACCCAGACGCCGCCAAGGCTCCCTCAGGAACGCCCAAAGGCCCGCCCAAGAGCCAGAGCGACGACGACGAGGACGGCGACGTAAGCCGCCCGCTCTCGGAGGCGGAAGAGAAGACGAAAGCCGAGCTCGTGGCGATGCTCGAAAAGACGAGCGGGAACGTGAGCGAAGTGTCACGGCTCATGGGCAAGACGCGCATGCAGATTCATCGGTGGGCGAAACGCTTCGGCGTCGACCTCGAGAGCTTCCGCAAGTAA
- a CDS encoding group II truncated hemoglobin, with protein sequence MWVPTESDSPFTRLGGRDAVVRLAETFYDVMEEGEPGLAKLHPLTAEGHIDRGARERFALFLVGWLGGPQDYVAAHGHPRLRMRHGRVLVDLAMRDAWLRCMGRAMDAHGVTGEVREFLDARFAQVADFMRNTEG encoded by the coding sequence GTGTGGGTTCCTACGGAGAGCGATTCCCCGTTCACGCGCCTCGGCGGACGTGACGCCGTCGTTCGGCTCGCCGAGACGTTTTACGACGTGATGGAGGAGGGCGAGCCGGGTCTCGCGAAGCTCCACCCGCTCACGGCCGAGGGCCACATCGACCGCGGCGCCCGCGAGCGCTTCGCGCTCTTCCTGGTGGGGTGGCTCGGCGGACCGCAGGACTACGTCGCGGCTCACGGACACCCGCGCCTTCGCATGCGCCACGGACGCGTCCTCGTCGACCTCGCGATGCGTGACGCGTGGCTTCGGTGCATGGGGCGCGCGATGGACGCGCACGGCGTGACCGGCGAGGTCCGCGAGTTCCTGGACGCGCGCTTCGCTCAGGTCGCCGACTTCATGCGCAACACCGAAGGCTGA